One window from the genome of Oryza glaberrima chromosome 3, OglaRS2, whole genome shotgun sequence encodes:
- the LOC127768647 gene encoding serine hydroxymethyltransferase, mitochondrial encodes MAMATALRKLSSDALRRQPLSRITPLYYMASLPATEERSGVTWPKQLNAPLEEVDPEIADIIEREKARQWKGLELIPSENFTSVSVMQAVGSVMTNKYSEGYPGARYYGGNEYIDMAESLCQKRALEAFRLDPAKWGVNVQPLSGSPANFHVYTALLKPHERIMALDLPHGGHLSHGYQTDTKKISAVSIFFETMPYRLDESTGLIDYDQMEKSAVLFRPKLIVAGASAYARLYDYDRMRKVCDKQKAILLADMAHISGLVAAGVVPSPFDYADVVTTTTHKSLRGPRGAMIFYRKGVKGVNKQGKEVMYDFEDKINAAVFPGLQGGPHNHTITGLAVALKQATTPEYRAYQEQVMSNCAKFAQSLTAKGYELVSGGTDNHLVLVNLKSKGIDGSRVEKVLENVHIAANKNTVPGDVSAMVPGGIRMGTPALTSRGFVEEDFAKVADFFDAAVNLALKVKAAAGGTKLKDFVATLQSDSNIQSEIAKLRHDVEEYAKQFPTIGFEKETMKYKN; translated from the exons atggccatggcgacggcgctCCGCAAGCTCTCCTCCGacgccctccgccgccagccgctcTCCCGCATCACCCCGCTCTACTACATG GCGTCCCtgccggcgacggaggagagatcCGGAGTCACC TGGCCGAAGCAGCTGAACGCGCCGCTGGAGGAGGTGGATCCCGAGATCGCCGACATCATCGAGCGCGAGAAGGCCCGCCAATGGAAG GGTCTGGAGCTCATCCCGTCGGAGAACTTCACCTCGGTGTCAGTGATGCAGGCGGTGGGATCCGTCATGACCAACAAGTACAGCGAGGGGTACCCCGGCGCGAGATACTACGGTGGAAACGA ATACATTGATATGGCCGAGTCATTGTGCCAGAAACGTGCTTTGGAGGCCTTCCGCTTGGACCCAGCGAAATGGGGAG TGAATGTGCAACCTCTATCAGGGTCACCTGCCAACTTCCATGTTTACACTGCCCTATTGAAACCACATGAGAGAATCATGGCTTTGGATCTTCCTCATGGTGGACATCTTTCTCACGGCTACCAG ACTGATACTAAGAAGATTTCAGCAGTTTCGATATTCTTTGAGACAATGCCCTACAGATTGGATGAAAGCACTGGCTTGATTGATTATGATCAG ATGGAGAAAAGTGCCGTTCTTTTTAGGCCAAAGTTGATCGTTGCGGGTGCAAGTGCATATGCGCGTCTTTATGACTATGACCGCATGCGGAAG GTTTGTGACAAGCAGAAGGCAATACTTCTAGCAGATATGGCACATATCAGTGGGCTTGTCGCAGCTGGTGTTGTTCCATCTCCTTTTGATTATGCAGATGTAGTGACTACCACTACTCACAAGTCACTCCGTGGACCACGTGGAGCCATGATCTTTTACAGGAAGGGGGTGAAAGGAGTAAACAAGCAAGGCAAAGAG GTTATGTATGACTTTGAGGACAAGATCAATGCTGCTGTCTTCCCAGGTCTGCAAGGTGGACCACATAATCATACCATTACTGGCTTAGCTGTTGCGCTTAAGCAG GCAACTACTCCGGAGTACAGAGCTTATCAAGAGCAAGTTATGAGTAACTGTGCAAAATTTGCACAG AGCTTGACAGCAAAAGGCTACGAACTTGTCTCTGGTGGGACTGACAACCATTTAGTGTTGGTAAATCTCAAGAGCAAG GGCATAGATGGTTCAAGAGTGGAGAAGGTTTTAGAAAACGTGCACATTGCAGCAAACAAGAACACAGTTCCTGGTGATGTTTCAGCTATGGTACCAGGAGGCATCAGGATGG GAACCCCAGCACTGACCTCAAGAGGATTTGTTGAGGAGGACTTTGCTAAGGTTGCTGATTTCTTCGATGCAGCAGTGAACTTGGCTTTGAAGGTTAAGGCTGCAGCAG GTGGAACAAAACTGAAGGACTTTGTTGCCACTTTGCAATCTGATAGCAACATTCAATCCGAGATTGCAAAACTTCGCCATGATGTGGAGGAATATGCAAAACAGTTCCCCACAATTGGGTTTGAGAAAGAAACCATGAAGTACAAGAACTAA